The genomic region CAAAGCCAAAATTTTGGAAGTGCTCTTTTTCCTGAAGGCTGATCCGGACTGCGCTTTCGACATGCTGACCGATCTTTTCGGTGTTGACAACAACAAAGAAAAACCACGCTTCGAACTGATCTATTTTCTCAACTCTCTCAAGAACAAGACCAGGCTCGCGGTGAAAGTGGGTCTCGAGGATGGCGAAAGCGTCCCCACTGCATCCGGTATCTGGAAAGCAGCCGAGTGGTTCGAGAGGGAGATTTATGACATGTTCGGGATCCGGTTTGAGGGCCATCCGGACCTGCGGCGGATTCTCCTAGACGAAGAGTTCGAAGGACATCCGCTGAGAAAGGATTTTCCAGTAGAAGGTCCTGACTTTGACAAGCCTTTCGTTGTTGAGTTGGGTGAGGATAAATAGCTTGCGCTTCAATCTAGCGAGCACCGCTCGCCGGATACCGCTAGCGGGTGTGGGGGTTCTATGGGCTCCGTCGCGGGAAGGCGCGATGCGATGCGAGCCCCCAGAAATACCTAGTGATAGAGGGTAAGTAAGAGTGGCCGAAACAAGGTTCATGACCATCAACATGGGACCGCAACACCCCGCTACGCACGGAGTGCTGAGGATGGTGCTTGAGCTGGACGGCGAAATCATAAAGAAATCTGTGCCCTTCATTGGCTATCTGCACCGGGGCGTGGAAAAGCTTGCTGAAGCCAGAACCTACCATCAGGCCCTGACCCTCACCGACAGGCTCGATTACACGAACGGTCTATCAAACAACCTGGCTTATTGCCTGGCCTGTGAGAAGCTCGTGGGCCTGGAGATACCCAAGCGTGCCCAATACCTGCGAGTGATTCTCTGTGAGTTGCAGCGTCTCGCTGCGCACCTGCTCTGGCTCGCGACCCATGCCCTCGACATAGGTGCCATGACCGTGCTCTTTTACGCATTCCGGGAGAGGGAGACGATCCTGACCATCGTCGAGAACGTTACCGGAGCGCGTCTTACTCCGAGCTACATCAGGATCGGCGGATTGGCGAAAGATGTCACTCCCGAATTTGAGACCATGGTAAGGGATTTCATCAAGGAGTTTCCCACGAGAATCGATGAATATGAGACGCTCCTTACGGAGAATATCATCTGGAAGAAGCGCACCCAGAATATTGCCGCGCTTTCGGCTGAAGACGCCATAAATTATGGTGTCACCGGTCCTGTGCTCCGAGCAAGCGGCGTGAACTACGACGTACGCAAGGCCTATCCCTATTCATCGTATGATGAGTTTGATTTCATCATACCGCTGGGCACGAGGGGCGATGTGTATGATCGGTACGTTGTAAGATTGCAGGAAATGAGGCAGTCGGTAAGGATTATTGAGCAGGGCATTGAAAGACTTCCCGAGGGTCCGGTCATGGCGCATGCGCCCGATTTAGCACCGCCTGATAAAGAAGACGTGCAGCATGACATGGCAGCCCTCATTCGCCATTTCAAAATTATGGAGGAAGGGTTCAAACCCCCTGTGGGTGAGGCGTACGGCGCTGTTGAGTCACCGAAGGGTGAACTCGGGTTTTATTTGGTGAGCGACGGGTCAAATAAACCCTTCCGCATGAGGATCAGACCACCCTCCTTTCTCAACCTCGGAGCGGTTCCCAAGATGATCGAAGGACACATGGTAGCTGACGTAGTTGCTGCTATCGGGAGTGTCGACATAGTTCTCGGCGAGATCGACAGGTGACAGATGGCAGGTCTGCTCTTTAGCTCCTGGCAAGGAGAACTGATC from Syntrophorhabdaceae bacterium harbors:
- a CDS encoding NADH-quinone oxidoreductase subunit C — translated: KAKILEVLFFLKADPDCAFDMLTDLFGVDNNKEKPRFELIYFLNSLKNKTRLAVKVGLEDGESVPTASGIWKAAEWFEREIYDMFGIRFEGHPDLRRILLDEEFEGHPLRKDFPVEGPDFDKPFVVELGEDK
- the nuoD gene encoding NADH dehydrogenase (quinone) subunit D — encoded protein: MAETRFMTINMGPQHPATHGVLRMVLELDGEIIKKSVPFIGYLHRGVEKLAEARTYHQALTLTDRLDYTNGLSNNLAYCLACEKLVGLEIPKRAQYLRVILCELQRLAAHLLWLATHALDIGAMTVLFYAFRERETILTIVENVTGARLTPSYIRIGGLAKDVTPEFETMVRDFIKEFPTRIDEYETLLTENIIWKKRTQNIAALSAEDAINYGVTGPVLRASGVNYDVRKAYPYSSYDEFDFIIPLGTRGDVYDRYVVRLQEMRQSVRIIEQGIERLPEGPVMAHAPDLAPPDKEDVQHDMAALIRHFKIMEEGFKPPVGEAYGAVESPKGELGFYLVSDGSNKPFRMRIRPPSFLNLGAVPKMIEGHMVADVVAAIGSVDIVLGEIDR